In one Nicotiana sylvestris chromosome 8, ASM39365v2, whole genome shotgun sequence genomic region, the following are encoded:
- the LOC104222354 gene encoding monocopper oxidase-like protein SKU5 produces the protein MASCTQSFQITLVCIFWFMGLCFAGDPFKFFNFEVSYIEASPLGVPQQVIAINGKFPGPTMNVTTNDNVVVNVKNKLDEELLLHWSGVQQKKTTWQDGLPGTNCPIPSRWNWTYQFQVKDQIGSFFYFPSLHFQRASGGFGGITINNRDEIPIPFDFPYDDITIMIGDWYTRNHTALRNTLLAGKDLGKPDGVLINGKGPYRYNDTIVPDGIDYETITVHPGKTYRIRVSNVGISTSLNFRIQDHNLLLAEAEGSYTVQQNYTSLDIHVGQSYSFLVTMNQNASSDYYIVASARFVNQSQWQRVTGVGILKYTNSKGKAHGPLPEPPQDEFDKTYSMNQARSIRWNVTASGARPNPQGSFRYGSINVTEIYVIQNKPPTMVDGKRRTTLNGISFVNPKTPIRLADKYKLKGVYKLDFPTAPLTGPPKMETSVINGTYRGFMEVILQNNDTKVHTYHMSGYAFFVVGMDYGVWSNSSRGTYNKWDGIARTTTQVFPGAWTAILVSLDNVGIWNLRTENLDSWFLGQETYIRVVNPEPSNKTEMPMPDNALFCGQLSKLQKPQDISSATSIRGNGSKFIFTMLLLVSAIFSVFH, from the exons ATGGCTTCTTGTACTCAGTCTTTCCAAATCACACTTGTGTGCATTTTCTGGTTTATGGGGTTATGTTTTGCTGGAGATCCATTTAAGTTTTTTAACTTTGAAGTTTCCTACATTGAAGCTTCTCCACTTGGTGTGCCCCAACAG GTTATTGCTATAAATGGAAAATTTCCCGGACCAACTATGAATGTGACTACAAATGACAATGTTGTTGTTAATGTAAAGAACAAATTAGATGAAGAACTTCTTCTGCATTG GTCTGGTGTTCAACAGAAGAAGACAACTTGGCAGGATGGGTTACCAGGAACAAACTGTCCTATCCCTTCAAGATGGAATTGGACTTACCAATTTCAGGTCAAGGACCAAATTGGAAGTTTCTTTTACTTCCCTTCACTCCATTTTCAAAGAGCATCAGGTGGTTTTGGTGGAATTACAATTAACAACAGGGATGAAATTCCAATCCCTTTTGATTTTCCATATGATGATATCACTATTATGATTGGTGATTGGTACACCAGAAATCACACG GCTTTGAGGAACACGCTTCTTGCTGGGAAAGATTTGGGGAAGCCAGATGGTGTTTTAATTAATGGAAAAGGTCCTTATAGATACAATGATACTATTGTGCCTGATGGCATTGACTATGAAACTATCACTGTCCACCCAG GCAAAACCTACCGGATTCGTGTAAGCAATGTAGGAATATCAACTAGCTTGAACTTCAGAATTCAAGATCATAACTTACTTTTGGCAGAAGCAGAGGGATCATACACTGTGCAGCAAAACTATACTAGCTTAGACATACATGTTGGACAATCATACTCCTTTTTGGTAACCATGAATCAGAACGCAAGTTCTGATTACTATATTGTTGCAAGTGCCAGATTTGTGAACCAATCACAATGGCAAAGAGTCACTGGTGTAGGCATTTTGAAATACACAAACTCAAAAGGAAAGGCACATGGTCCTCTTCCCGAACCACCTCAAGATGAATTCGACAAAACTTACTCTATGAACCAGGCTAGATCTATCAG GTGGAATGTAACTGCAAGCGGAGCTCGCCCAAATCCCCAAGGCTCTTTCAGATATGGCTCAATTAATGTAACAGAGATATATGTGATCCAAAATAAGCCGCCAACGATGgtagatggaaaaagaagaacaacACTTAATGGGATTTCGTTTGTTAATCCTAAAACACCAATCAGACTTGCTGACAAGTACAAATTGAAGGGTGTATATAAGCTAGACTTCCCTACGGCACCACTAACAGGACCTCCTAAGATGGAAACCTCTGTTATAAATGGTACCTACAGGGGATTTATGGAAGTAATATTACAGAATAATGATACCAAAGTGCATACAtaccacatgagtggatatgccTTTTTTGTGGTTGG GATGGATTATGGTGTGTGGTCAAATAGTAGTAGGGGCACTTACAACAAATGGGATGGAATAGCTCGAACCACAACACAG GTTTTCCCTGGAGCATGGACAGCAATCTTGGTCTCCCTTGACAATGTCGGAATTTGGAACCTGAGAACAGAAAACCTCGACTCCTGGTTTCTAGGCCAAGAAACATACATCAGGGTTGTTAATCCAGAGCCCTCTAACAAGACTGAGATGCCAATGCCAGACAATGCACTCTTCTGTGGTCAACTTAGCAAACTGCAAAA GCCTCAAGATATATCATCTGCAACATCCATTAGAGGCAACGGGTCGAAATTCATTTTCACGATGCTGCTGCTGGTATCTGCAATCTTTTCTGTGTTCCATTAG